In Bacteroidota bacterium, the genomic window GACCCCGAAGAATCAGAATTACGCGTGTTTGGATTGGTTACTTCAAAACCCTGACCTGTATTGCTGGTTATTTGTATGGCACTTGTTCCGCCCTGAATGTGTTGAATGGATGCACCCGACACCAAGGATAGTTTAGCTGTTAACAAATCCGTCTCAGTTGACGAGTTGTTAAAATTCCAGTAATGAATATGTGTTTGTGAGTAGCCCGTATTGCTTATAAAAGCAAACAGTAACAAGCTAAAAATCAATGTTGTTTTCTTTCCCATATATTTTTCTTTGTGGTTGCAATGCTATTATCACAACATCACCAAACGGTTATTCAAAAATTATGATACCATCACCCAAACATTACTAAAACATTTACTCCATCAACTGGCCTATCATTTTTATAGGAATCGGTTTAATTTTGCTTACTACTATTGATAACTATGAATGCTCTACTAGAAACCTTTGCCATTAATAACCGTATCAACTTATATACCCTTGATGCAATTGAAGTGGAGGCTCTTAATGATAAGGCTTTGGGTAAAGGCCGCAGTGTGGGTGAGCAATGGGCACACCTGCACAATGTGCGCTTGATGTGGATTGATGCTGCTTCTCCAAAATTGAAGGGTGAATTGACCAAAATTGAAAAGGAACAAGCTACCAATAAAGAATTGCTGAAAGCAGCTTTGGAAGCTTCGGGAAAGGTTATGGAGCAACTACTTGAAGAGGGTTTTGCAACGGGCAAGATAAAAGGGTTTAAGCCTCACCCCGAAGCATTTTTAGGGTATCTGATTGCTCACGAGGCGCATCATAGGGGACAAATAGCTCTTACTCTTAAGCAGTGCGGACACCCTTTGGACAAAAAAACGGGATTTGGAATGTGGGAATGGGGTGTTAGATAACACCGTCTTAACAGACTCATTTAAATAATTGGTATAAAGAGCATTACATTCTTAATGCACAACGAGTATTTATGTATTTAGGTGTGATTTTCATCGGGTATCGTGTAGCATTAAACGATACTTTGCAGGCTTAATAGTTTAATATGTATTTTTGAAGCTTGAATAATACCTCTTGGTAACCAAAATTCAGAAAAATTAAAGCTAATATGAAAAAAGTATCACTACTGTTTATGGCCCTTTTTGCCGGCATGGTGCTTAAGGCACAAGCTCCGGCAGGCTGGACATTAATTGAACGCTACACCCCTGCTCAAGGAGAATTGGGGATTGCTTATGAAAAATGGACGATGGCCAACGGGCTTACCGTTATTTTGCACGAAGACCACAGCGACCCTATTGTTCATGTTGAAATGACCTACAAAGTAGGTAGTAACCGTGAAAGCATGGGTAAATCTGGTTTTGCTCACTTTTTTGAGCACATGATGTTCCAAGGTTCTAAAAACGTTGGGGATGAGCAGCACTTTAAAATTGTGCAAGGTGCAGGTGGTGACATGAACGGTACAACTAACAGCGACCGTACCAACTATTTTGAGACCCTACCCAGTAACATGCTTGAAACCGCTTTGTGGTTAGAAGCTGACCGTATGGGCTTTTTGTTGGATAGCGTTACCCAAAAGAAATTTGAAGTACAACGCGCTACCGTTAAAAACGAAAAATCTCAAAACATCGAAAACCAGCCTTACGCAATGGCTTATGTGGAAATTATGGGACAAACCCTTTACCCACAAGGTCACCCCTACAGCTGGCCGATTATCGGTTATGTTGAAGATTTGAACAGCGTAACTGTTGATGACCTTAAAAACTTCTTCCTTCGCTGGTACGGACCTAACAACGCTATATTGGTAATTGCTGGTGATATTAACCCTACCGAGGTTTACCCAATGGTAGAAAAATACTTCGCTCCAATTCCTAAAGGCAAACCCGTATCAAAAATGAGGGTTGACAAAACAATATTGGGTTCAGAAAAACACGCAACTTACCTTGATAACGTGTTCTTCCCTCTTGATTTGGTAGCTTACCCTACAGTGCCCAACTATGATAAAGACGAGCCTGCGTTGGATATTCTTGCTGAGATTTTCGGTGGTAACAACAACTCGCCTTTGTACCAAAACTTCGTAAAAACTGAAAAAGCAGTTCAAGCCAGTGCTTCACATCCTTGCCGCGAGTTGGGCGGTGAATTCACTATTGAAATCTTCTACTCACCTAAATATGAACAAAAAGAGATTGAAGATTTATTAAAGAAAACCATTGCTGAGTTTGACCCAACCAAAGTAACCGACGACGATTTGAATGCAGCCAAAACCAACATGGAAGCTACTCTTGTTCGTATTATGGAAAGCGTTGGCGGTAAAGCCGGTACTCTTACCCAATGGACTATGTTGTTGGGTAACAAATCATACAACATTAAAGATGATATTGCACGCTACCGCGCTGTAACTAAAGAAGATATTGCCCGTGTTTACGAAAAATACATTAAGAGTCGTAACGCTTGCTATGTACACGTTAAACCACGTCCAATAGAACTTAAAGATTCATCGTTCAGCCGTAACCCATACCCGGGTGTAGTTGATGCTGCTAAAGAAGCTGAATACAAAGGTCTTACTTACACCCCTGTTAAAGATAACTTCGATCGTAGCAAACGCCCTGTTGCAGGACCAACTAAAGCTGCTATCATTCCTCAATTCTACAAAGCTGAGTTCCCTAACGGTATCAAAGTAATTGGTACTAAAACTACTGAAGTTCCTACTGTTGACTTAGTAATCTCAATCAAAGGCGGTCACCAGTTGCAAGCCTTCAATACTAAAAAAATCGGTTTGGCACGTTTAACTGCCGAAATGATGAATGAAGGAACTAAAAACTATACTCCTGAGCAACTTTCAAAAGAAATGAACAAGCTTGGTGCTTCTATATTTATTAGCGCCGGTCGTGATGCTACTGTTATCAACGTTAGCACTTTGGACAAAAACTTGGATCAAACTCTTAAACTGCTTGAAGAAATACTGTTTAACCCACGTTTTAACGAAGAAGACTTTAAACGTGTTAAAAATCAAGCAATCGAAAACTACTTTACTGAAGAGAAAAATGCCAGCTTAACTGCTACTAAAGCATTTAACAAATTGATTTACGGTGACGACCACATTTTTGGTGCTAGCCCTAATGGTACTGATAAAACCCTTAGCAAAATCACTTTGGAAGACGTAAAAGAGTTTTACAACAAATACTACACTCCTACTCTTACTACTATTACCGCTGTAGGTAACATTGATAAAGACGGATTGTTGCCTAAACTAGAGTTCTTGAAAAAATGGGCTCCTAAAAACGTTACTCTACCTGTATTAACTTTCAACCACAAACCTGAGAAAGCCATCTACGTAATTGATAAAATCAACGCTCCTCAATCACAAATCCGCATGGGTATGATGGGCGATAAATACGATTACAAAGGTGATTTCTTCAAAAAACAAGTAATGAACTTCCCATTGGGTGGTAACTTTAACAGCCGTATCAATCTAAACCTACGTGAAGATAAAGGCTGGACTTACGGTGCCCGTACATCTATTATAGGTTCTGAGTATCCAGGTATGTTTGTATTTGGTGCCGGTATTAAAACTTCTGCTACTGATAGTGCCGTTCGTGAACTAATTGGCGAGATGGAAAAATACCGCAATACAGGTATAAACGAAGAAGAATTGGCTTATACTAAAAACGCACTTCAACAAGGTGATGCGCTTACTTACGAATCTTCGTTCCAAAAAGCACAGTTCCTTAACATGATTGAGCGCTATAACCTGCCTGAAAACTTTACTGCTGAGCAAACTGCAGTGTTGAACTCATTGACCAAAAAAGAAATTGATGAGTTGGCTAAGCAAGTTCTTGATTTAGACAAAATGGTGATTGTGGTTGTAGGTGACGAAGAGTTGATTAAAGATGGTTTGAAGAAACTAAACTTTGGTAAACTTAAGACTGTTGACCCTGACCGTATCACAGTGAAAGAAATTGACGAAAACGCAAACCGTAAAGTAATTACTGAAACCGAAGTTAAATAATCAGGTTTCATAAACTCATAATAAAATCCCTGCCCCAAAGGCGGGGATTTTTTTTGCCCCAAACCCAAAAAACAGGTAAAAATACCCGTAATACAAAACAAGCAAAAATGCCCTTTTGCAGCAACAGCATAACCTGCACCTTTGTATTGGTTCTACTTCACGGCTAAGGAATACGAAAGAATAATTGCTTGGGGGTTGGCAAAGCTAACAACTATATTACCTACAAGGGCAACACTTGCATAACCATTGCTTTTGTTGCTAAAAAATACCCAACAGATTTAAACGCTCTTTTGGTATGCAGGTGGTGCTTATGCACTGCCTGCTTTTTATTTTAAGCGCTTTTTAGTTTTTTACGCAATACGGCCTCCATTTGAGCGGCCTTCTTAAACAACACATTTTCCTCAATTTTGGCGTGTTGTCCCATATCGGTTTGTAATTGCAACAACTCGTGCATGGTAATCTGATAGTTTAAATCATCCGTGCTCTTGTATCTGAAATTGTTTGTCAAAACACGTAACTCGTGCATTTCGTCTTCATCATGCTCGTGATTGTGACACAAAATCTCTGTGCTGTATTTCCCTAGCAGTTCAACTACTCCTTCCCTGTCGTAGTTCTCATACAATGCCTGTAGTTTTAGAATGAAAGGAAACACGACCTCTTCCTCCAGTATTATGTGCTTACGCATTTGGTTACTGAATTTGCGGAAGGTTTTCTCCAATTCACGGTACCCTTCATCGTGTCGCGATAGCATTGCAACTACCTTACGTATGGCAGGCAGTTTGGTTTTGGCATAATCGTGATGCGTATTAATAAGATACTCTATAAGAAAAGGTATGGATACCAAATTGAAATCGATACTGTATACATGGCTGCCCAATGCACCTAAACTGGTTTGCAATTGATTACAATCCAGTTGCTTTTCAGTGCATATCTGTTCAAGGGTTTTGTCACCGTGTTCATGATGATTAATCCCGTATTCATCCAACACTAGCGCACACGAAGGATTTTGCCGTATTAAATCAAGTACAGTGGTGTGTTTCATTTATTCATTTTAACAATCCAATACAAACATAGCCAAGCTGCCGACATCAAAAAATGATTTTACTCACAGTATGCCGGGCTTCAAATTGTATAGACTGACCTGTTATGAATACAGTTGTTTTTATCTGAATTTTTAATCAGTCATTTATAGGCTGTTTTAACCTTTGCGCTCTTATCAAATTTGTCACGTTTTAATCTACCAACAGGGGGTGGATGGCAAAAAATCGGTAAACAAAGCAGGCATATAAGAATAAGACTTTCCACTATGAATCTTGAACCGGTTGGACAATTTACGCTACACCAACAAGGCAACTATGTGTGCCGCACAGAATTTGTTTACATGGACGATAACGGCCGATTGCAACAATCTAATCAAACAGGCAATGTATTTTTAGACCAAACTTACACTACTGACCCCGGTAGTTTGGGGGTGCCCGACGGTTCAATCCTTTGGATGAAAATATGGGTGATGTTAGGAAATGACAACCAAGATACGCAAGCCTTTATTTATCAAAAAGGCGCAAGCGCTACTGCCGTGTACACATGCTCAGGAACCACCTTGAACAACAATCTTGCACTGAATGGTGTAAACCAAACAGCATAAGTTGCTTGTTAAAATCAAAGTTAGTTAGCGTTAAGCCGGCCGATAGGTCGGCTTTTCTTTTTAATATGAACCAGCGTGTTTATAGGCTCTGCCTAAATAGGCAATAATGTCACCCGCAGCAAGACTTTCGGTACTTTCGGTTTGTAAGGCTAAATCGGCGGCTAATCCGTGCAGGTAAACACCAACAATACAAGCATCAATAGATTCATAGCCCTGTGCTCTTAGTGCTGTTATAATCCCCGTAAGCACATCGCCGCTGCCTCCCGTGGCCATGCCGGGGTTTCCGGTACTGTTAAAATATACCTCTCCATTAGGTGCGGCAATGGATGTATGTGTGCCTTTAAGTACAATTGTTACTTTGTGCTTCTGAGCTGCCTCAGTTTGTTTTTTCAAACGTTCCCATGCTGATTTACTTTCGCCAAACATACGGTCAAACTCTTTGGGATGCGGCGTGAGTATTGCCCCTTCGGGGAGCTTTACCTTTTTACGTTCGGCAAAATTGAGCGACAGGCAGTTAAGCGCGTCAGCATCCAATACTAACTTCTTACTATCAACGGTAGCAAAAAAGTCATCCAAGGCATCGCGGGTAGTTATTTGTGTCCCCATACCCGGGCCTATTCCGATAGCGGTATAAGCATCGGTATTTGTGGGCATAAAATCCAGTAAGTCTTCTTTTTGAATGGTTTCTGTCATGGCTTCGGGCACGGCGGTTTGCATTGGAGTATACGCACAACGTGGGACAAACGCAGTGGTAAGCCCCGCCCCTGCTTTAATGCAAGCTTTTGTTGCCAGTAGCATCGCACCTGCTTTGCCCATTGACCCACCGATTAACAATGCGTGTCCGTAGGTGCCCTTGTGTGAAAACCGATTACGTGTTTTTAGTAAGCGTAACACCAAAGTGCTATCTACCCAATAGTACTGACTTTGGGTGTTCACTGCATAGTCTTTAGATAAACCAATATCAGTAACTACAAGGCTGCCAACGTATTTACCCGTCTCGGGCAATAAAAATGACTGCTTGGGCACTTGAAAGGTAATCGTGTGATTTGCATGGATAACCTCTTTATAATCAGCAGTATTATCTACCCAATCAGCAGGCAGACCGCTAGGTAGATCAATCGCTACTTTAGTATTTGAAAAATTGTTGATGTGCCTTACTAGTTGAGCCGCGACTCCTTCTAATGGACGTTTAAGCCCCGTGCCGAAAAGCGCATCTATAATAATGCTTTCTGTTTGAATTTCAGGGAAATCTTTTTGTGCAGATACTTCAACAACAATTACTGTTGTTTCCTTTAAGCGTTTAAGATTGGTTTCAAAATCAGGAGAGCCTTTTTCAGTAGATTTTAATACGTAAACAGTGATGTTTTTACTCTCTTTGGATAACATCCGTGCAATGGCCAAGCCATCACCCCCATTATTGCCCATACCGCAAAACACCTCAAAGTGAGTATTTTGTGAAAAATGACCGATTAGCCACCTTACACATTTTACGGCTGCCCGTTCCATTAAATCAATAGAAGCAATGGGTTCATTGGTTATGGTGTATTCATCCCAAGCCCTGATTTGTTCTGCGGTATATAATTTCATTAAAACATATTTAAAAGATAAAACCTAAAAGCCCCATCCGGTTTCATATAAACTTTACATCCTTCGCTATTGCTGTCTAAGCCTATCTCATATCCTAAAACTGTTTTCTTTAAACTACCGAATTTATTGAATGTAAAGGGGTTTTCTGTAAGGTTTATAAACCATTCAGGACTCACTTTTCCGGTCTTGGTAAAACCAATACCCGTACTTTTATTTAACTCATCGTAGTACAAAACAACTGTCCCGCCATCAATCAATAGCGAATCTTTTGAAGTAACTCTCTCATTTATTTCTACTTGAGCACCATAATAAGGACCGGCCATAAAGATCCCGACCGCTGATGCAAATACACTATCTACCCTGCAAAGGCTTTTAAAATTCTCAGTAATACTGTCTATTACAATGTCTTTGCGGCTATATGCCGTGCTAAATTTTTGATTGACGATTAGATTATAAGCCTCCACTAAAAGGGTATACTCCTCGTTGTCGTTAAGTCTACCACATCTTGAATGGAAGAATCTAATCTTGTTTACAAAAAATGGGACAACAAAGAATGTACTTCCTGATTCATCAGGAGGAAACTTTTCAATTTCCTGTTTAAAGTTTTTTAGTTTCTCTTTGTTTATCTCAGTTGTATCTAATTTAAAATCACTACTATCACCAAAAGCAAACATCTCAGCAATAGGCATGCAATTATCCGCAACAATTTTGTTGGTAGTGCATGAGAAAAATGCAGGTACCACTAATACAAGTAGTAGTAACCAAACACTATCAATTCTTCTTTTCAATATCAACATTCTTAAGTATTAAACTGTTCATAGCGTTGTTTTTAAGCCCTTTAACCCATGGTTGCACCAAGCGTAATGATTGAGCATAATACAACGGTAAAACAGGGCTGTAATGCTTTACAATGCTATCCATTGCCCTGTAGTTTTGCCAACGGAGCGTGTCGTTGGTTTGTGTAAGGCTCATTTCATAGAGTTTATCGTACTCCTGATTAACAAAACGGGTATAGTTAGGACCATTGGGGGCTTTGTTTTTGCTATAGAACAACGATAGGTAGTTTTCAGCATCGGGATAGTCGGCTATCCAACTGCCCCTGAAAAACTGTAACCTTCCTTTTGATACCGAACTGCGGTGCGAAGGACCGGGTGTAACCTCAATCTCGGCCTGTATTCCTATTTCCTTTAGCTGCTTTTGCATGAACGCGGCGATATCAGCAAAGTTTTTGTTGGTGTTGATAACCAATACAGGTAATCCTTTACCATTGGGATATCCCGCTTTTGCAAGCAGCTCCCTTGCTTCGGTAAGGTTGTACTGAACGTTTTGGGTTTGCAGACTACCCGCCAATGCAGGCGGAACACAACCACCGTTGGCCGGTAAACCGATGTTGTTACGCAAAAACATCATCATCTTTTCCCTATCAATGGCTTTACTGATGGCTTTGCGAACCAATATATTGTGCCAAGGCAAGTCCTCGCGAGCATTATCGATGGTATCCATCAAAAAGCCCATGTATTCTACATTCAAATAGGGGTTTACCTCTAACCTGAAACGGTTTTGGTAATTGGGTTTCAGTTGACCGTTTTTAGTAAGCAATTCATCTTTATAACTACCTTCTAAACCGTCAAAAAAATCCAGCTTACCTTGCACAAACTCCATAAAGGCGGTTTGTTTGTTCTCAATAAAGTTCACTTCCACAGCATCCAAATAGGGTAATCGCTTGCCCTTATCCATTTCAAAGTAGTTAGGATTCTTCTCCAGCACCAGTTTCACACCCTCTTCCCATAGTTTAAACCGAAACGGCCCCGTTCCCACTGGGTTAGACCTAAACTCTTTGCCATACATCTCTACAGCCTCTTTAGGCACAACGTAACAATAAGGCATTGAAAGCATGGTAATGAACGGCGGAAATGCTTTGGTTAACTTAATTATGAATACCGAGTCATTTTTGATTATAAAAGGTTGGTATTCATTATCAATAAACCGTTTTACATCAATCTTATTATTAAGTATCCAAGCACCTGTACTTGCGGTTTCAGGATTGATAATCCGGCCTAAGCTATAGGCAACATCATTGGCGGTAACTTTTCTGCCTTTTCCATTTGTAAAACATTTATTATCATGAAAATAAACATCAGTTCTTAAATAAAAAGTATAGGTTTTACCACTATCGCTTATCTCCCACCTTTTAGCAATGGCAGGCTGTACTTTTAAATCACTGTCAAGCTGCACCAATCCGTTGTACAACTGGCTCACTCCCCAAATAATGAATTCATCTCTGGCATAGGCCGGATCGAGTGTGGATAAACCCGTATCAACATTATACCTAAACACTTTCCGAGGCTGGTCCGACTGTCCACTTTTGCAGGCTATGAACAAAAAAAGTATGTGTATAAGTATTGAAAACTTGCCCTTTGCTGTGAATAAATAAGCATAGGGTAAGGCGTATTTTTGTAGTTCAGTAGCTTTCATAACTGTGGTGTTGCCACATTGCGAAGCTACTTTTTTAATCTAAAATAGGAACACACAGAATGGCAAAAATTATTTCGATAGTGAACCAGAAAGGTGGTGTGGGCAAAACCACAACAGCTATTAACCTTTCGGCCAGTTTAGCTGCTTTGGAAAAGAAGGTATTGCTGGTGGACGGTGACCCTCAGGCCAACTCTACTTCAGGGCTTGGTTTTGACCCCACCATTATAAAAACAGGTTTGTACGAGTGCATTATCCACGATATGGCACCTAAAGAGGTGATATTGAAAACGGATATTGACTACTTAGACCTGCTTCCGTCAAACATTGACCTTGTGGGTGCGGAGATTGAGATTGTTGATTTACCCAACCGCGAGCGCATGATGAAGCGTGTTTTTGAGAAAATACGCCCCGATTATGATTTTATCATTATCGACTGTTCTCCTTCGCTGGGTTTGATTACCACCAACTCGTTAACTGCCTCTGATTCGGTGATTATCCCCGTACAATGTGAGTTTTTTGCATTGGAAGGCTTGGGTAAATTGTTGAATACGATAAAAATTATCCAGACACAACTAAACCCGAACCTTGAGATTGAAGGTATTTTGCTAACCATGTACGACAGCCGCTTACGTTTGAGCAATCAAGTGGTTGAAGAGGTGAAAATGCACTTCCAACAATTGGTATTTGATACCATTATACAACGTAACGCCCGTGTAAGCGAGGCTCCGGGTCATGGCAAACCTGTTATCCATTACGACGCAGAGAGCAAGGGTAGTATCAATTATTTGAACCTTGCCCGTGAGATTATGCAAAAGAACGGGTTGACCCGTATAGCCGAAGAAGATAAAATACTGAGCAACGAATAATGAGTACACCGAAGCGAAACGCATTGGGTAAAGGTTTATCGGCATTGCTGAAAAGTGATGACGTAGCCGCAGCCCTTGCAAGCCCGCGCGCAGGCGGGGGAATTTCAAATATTTTAATCAGCCAGATTGAGGCCAACCCTTTCCAGCCCCGTTTGCACTTTGACCAAGAGCAATTGGAAGAATTGGCCGAATCTATCAGGGTACACGGCGTAATACAGCCTATTACCGTTAGGCGCATCAACATTAACGAAGACCGCTATCAGATTATCAGCGGTGAACGCCGCACCAAGGCATCTATTTTGGCGGGCTTAACCAGCATACCTGCGTATGTAAGGGTGGCCAACGACCAAGAGATGTTGGAAATGGCTTTGATTGAAAATATTCAACGCCAAGACCTGAACTCGATAGAAGTGGCATTGAGCTACCAACGCTTAATGGATGAGTGCAACTTGAAACTTGACGAGGTTGGTGAGCGTGTAGGAAAGCAACGCAGCACGGTAAACAATTACCTGCGTTTGTTGCGCTTACCCGATGATATACAAGCCGGAATACGCGACAATAAGCTAAGCATGGGTCATGCCCGCGCTATTATAAACATTGAGGATGCCGACGAACAAATGCTGGTGTTTAACCGCATTATCGACGAGGGTTTATCAGTACGTGATACTGAGGAACTGGCAAGGCATACCAAAAATAACGCTGCACCTAAGACTACCGAAAAAGCGGCGCCTAAAAAAGTGGCTATTATGGGCTATGAAACCTACACCGGAAACCTAAGCGATAAGCTAAACGTGAAAGTGAAGCTGAAATCAAAAGGCAAAGGCAAAGGTGAACTGGTTATTCCGTTTGATAACGAAACAGAGCTTGCCCGTATTCTTGAATTACTATAAGTAACCTGTAAACTAATAAACAAAAAGGCGGGATCAACCCGCCTTTTTTATTGCATGCCGGTAAAGATTGTTATTTGTAAATAACCCGCTCGCTAAGTATAGTAGCACTGCCCCTCAGCACTATTAAATACGTGCCCCATTGCAGGTTTAGCGACGAAGCATTGAGCGGATACTCATACGTGCCTTTTTCAAGTTTTTGTGCGTTTAATAACGTGCCCAGCAGTTGGCCTTTCAGGTCAAATACCAATACGCTCACATTATCATCGTTGTAAGTAGTGCTTATTTTCACCGTAGCATCGGCACTAAAGGGGTTTGGGAACACGGTAAGTGTCCAAGGTC contains:
- a CDS encoding insulinase family protein; this encodes MKKVSLLFMALFAGMVLKAQAPAGWTLIERYTPAQGELGIAYEKWTMANGLTVILHEDHSDPIVHVEMTYKVGSNRESMGKSGFAHFFEHMMFQGSKNVGDEQHFKIVQGAGGDMNGTTNSDRTNYFETLPSNMLETALWLEADRMGFLLDSVTQKKFEVQRATVKNEKSQNIENQPYAMAYVEIMGQTLYPQGHPYSWPIIGYVEDLNSVTVDDLKNFFLRWYGPNNAILVIAGDINPTEVYPMVEKYFAPIPKGKPVSKMRVDKTILGSEKHATYLDNVFFPLDLVAYPTVPNYDKDEPALDILAEIFGGNNNSPLYQNFVKTEKAVQASASHPCRELGGEFTIEIFYSPKYEQKEIEDLLKKTIAEFDPTKVTDDDLNAAKTNMEATLVRIMESVGGKAGTLTQWTMLLGNKSYNIKDDIARYRAVTKEDIARVYEKYIKSRNACYVHVKPRPIELKDSSFSRNPYPGVVDAAKEAEYKGLTYTPVKDNFDRSKRPVAGPTKAAIIPQFYKAEFPNGIKVIGTKTTEVPTVDLVISIKGGHQLQAFNTKKIGLARLTAEMMNEGTKNYTPEQLSKEMNKLGASIFISAGRDATVINVSTLDKNLDQTLKLLEEILFNPRFNEEDFKRVKNQAIENYFTEEKNASLTATKAFNKLIYGDDHIFGASPNGTDKTLSKITLEDVKEFYNKYYTPTLTTITAVGNIDKDGLLPKLEFLKKWAPKNVTLPVLTFNHKPEKAIYVIDKINAPQSQIRMGMMGDKYDYKGDFFKKQVMNFPLGGNFNSRINLNLREDKGWTYGARTSIIGSEYPGMFVFGAGIKTSATDSAVRELIGEMEKYRNTGINEEELAYTKNALQQGDALTYESSFQKAQFLNMIERYNLPENFTAEQTAVLNSLTKKEIDELAKQVLDLDKMVIVVVGDEELIKDGLKKLNFGKLKTVDPDRITVKEIDENANRKVITETEVK
- a CDS encoding NAD(P)H-hydrate dehydratase — its product is MKLYTAEQIRAWDEYTITNEPIASIDLMERAAVKCVRWLIGHFSQNTHFEVFCGMGNNGGDGLAIARMLSKESKNITVYVLKSTEKGSPDFETNLKRLKETTVIVVEVSAQKDFPEIQTESIIIDALFGTGLKRPLEGVAAQLVRHINNFSNTKVAIDLPSGLPADWVDNTADYKEVIHANHTITFQVPKQSFLLPETGKYVGSLVVTDIGLSKDYAVNTQSQYYWVDSTLVLRLLKTRNRFSHKGTYGHALLIGGSMGKAGAMLLATKACIKAGAGLTTAFVPRCAYTPMQTAVPEAMTETIQKEDLLDFMPTNTDAYTAIGIGPGMGTQITTRDALDDFFATVDSKKLVLDADALNCLSLNFAERKKVKLPEGAILTPHPKEFDRMFGESKSAWERLKKQTEAAQKHKVTIVLKGTHTSIAAPNGEVYFNSTGNPGMATGGSGDVLTGIITALRAQGYESIDACIVGVYLHGLAADLALQTESTESLAAGDIIAYLGRAYKHAGSY
- a CDS encoding ABC transporter substrate-binding protein, which translates into the protein MKATELQKYALPYAYLFTAKGKFSILIHILFLFIACKSGQSDQPRKVFRYNVDTGLSTLDPAYARDEFIIWGVSQLYNGLVQLDSDLKVQPAIAKRWEISDSGKTYTFYLRTDVYFHDNKCFTNGKGRKVTANDVAYSLGRIINPETASTGAWILNNKIDVKRFIDNEYQPFIIKNDSVFIIKLTKAFPPFITMLSMPYCYVVPKEAVEMYGKEFRSNPVGTGPFRFKLWEEGVKLVLEKNPNYFEMDKGKRLPYLDAVEVNFIENKQTAFMEFVQGKLDFFDGLEGSYKDELLTKNGQLKPNYQNRFRLEVNPYLNVEYMGFLMDTIDNAREDLPWHNILVRKAISKAIDREKMMMFLRNNIGLPANGGCVPPALAGSLQTQNVQYNLTEARELLAKAGYPNGKGLPVLVINTNKNFADIAAFMQKQLKEIGIQAEIEVTPGPSHRSSVSKGRLQFFRGSWIADYPDAENYLSLFYSKNKAPNGPNYTRFVNQEYDKLYEMSLTQTNDTLRWQNYRAMDSIVKHYSPVLPLYYAQSLRLVQPWVKGLKNNAMNSLILKNVDIEKKN
- a CDS encoding ParA family protein — protein: MAKIISIVNQKGGVGKTTTAINLSASLAALEKKVLLVDGDPQANSTSGLGFDPTIIKTGLYECIIHDMAPKEVILKTDIDYLDLLPSNIDLVGAEIEIVDLPNRERMMKRVFEKIRPDYDFIIIDCSPSLGLITTNSLTASDSVIIPVQCEFFALEGLGKLLNTIKIIQTQLNPNLEIEGILLTMYDSRLRLSNQVVEEVKMHFQQLVFDTIIQRNARVSEAPGHGKPVIHYDAESKGSINYLNLAREIMQKNGLTRIAEEDKILSNE
- a CDS encoding ParB/RepB/Spo0J family partition protein, whose product is MMSTPKRNALGKGLSALLKSDDVAAALASPRAGGGISNILISQIEANPFQPRLHFDQEQLEELAESIRVHGVIQPITVRRININEDRYQIISGERRTKASILAGLTSIPAYVRVANDQEMLEMALIENIQRQDLNSIEVALSYQRLMDECNLKLDEVGERVGKQRSTVNNYLRLLRLPDDIQAGIRDNKLSMGHARAIINIEDADEQMLVFNRIIDEGLSVRDTEELARHTKNNAAPKTTEKAAPKKVAIMGYETYTGNLSDKLNVKVKLKSKGKGKGELVIPFDNETELARILELL